A single genomic interval of Streptomyces sp. NBC_00663 harbors:
- a CDS encoding sensor histidine kinase → MSLFWRIFSLNAAGLIVAAALLLGPVTVSTPVTAAEAVVVVVGLALLLAANALVLRIGLAPLKRLGGAMAAADLLRPGARATVAGPAEATELITTYNTMLDRLEAERAAGAGRALSAQERERHRIARELHDEVGQTLTAVLLQLKRVADRAPEELREEVGQAQEATRAGLDEIRRIARRLRPGVLEELGLASALRSLAGEFSVHGLTVRHHVPGGLPPLTEESELVLYRVAQEGLTNTARHSAADRAELRLQPVGDAVELLVRDNGKGLGDATEGAGLRGMRERALLIGAELSLAGAPGGGTDVRLLVRGNR, encoded by the coding sequence GTGTCGCTGTTCTGGCGGATCTTCTCGCTCAACGCCGCCGGCCTGATCGTGGCCGCCGCGCTGCTGCTGGGCCCGGTCACCGTGTCGACCCCTGTGACCGCGGCCGAGGCGGTGGTCGTGGTCGTCGGCCTCGCCCTGCTGCTGGCCGCCAACGCGCTGGTCCTGCGCATCGGCCTCGCCCCGCTGAAGCGGCTGGGCGGCGCCATGGCCGCCGCCGACCTGCTGCGGCCCGGGGCCCGCGCGACCGTCGCCGGTCCCGCGGAGGCGACCGAGCTCATCACGACGTACAACACGATGCTCGACCGGCTGGAGGCCGAGCGCGCCGCCGGAGCCGGCCGGGCCCTGTCCGCGCAGGAGCGCGAACGCCATCGCATCGCGCGCGAGCTGCACGACGAGGTCGGCCAGACCCTGACCGCCGTCCTCCTCCAGCTCAAACGCGTCGCCGACCGGGCTCCGGAGGAGCTGCGCGAGGAGGTCGGCCAGGCCCAGGAGGCCACCCGCGCGGGCCTCGACGAGATCCGCCGCATCGCCCGCCGCCTGCGCCCCGGTGTGCTGGAGGAACTCGGCCTGGCCAGCGCCCTGCGCTCGCTGGCCGGTGAGTTCAGCGTGCACGGCCTGACGGTGCGTCACCACGTCCCCGGCGGACTGCCGCCCCTGACCGAGGAGTCCGAACTCGTGCTCTACCGGGTGGCCCAGGAGGGCCTCACCAACACCGCCCGGCACTCCGCAGCCGACCGCGCCGAGCTCCGGCTCCAGCCGGTCGGGGACGCTGTCGAACTCCTCGTACGGGACAACGGCAAGGGGCTGGGAGACGCCACCGAAGGGGCCGGGCTACGGGGGATGCGGGAGCGGGCGCTGCTGATCGGGGCGGAGCTGAGTCTGGCGGGGGCGCCGGGTGGGGGAACGGACGTACGACTGCTCGTCCGGGGGAACCGATGA
- a CDS encoding class III extradiol dioxygenase subunit B-like domain-containing protein: protein MLVAAAVCPCPPLLVPEVAAGAAPELDAARAACTDALGVLAAARPDRLVVVGPAEPSGRGVHAEGARGSFRGFGVDVDVRLGRDTGAPAPGTLPPSLAVAAWLLERTAWSYAPIEGLGVGEPLAAERCIEVGRDIAARAERVALLVMGDASACRTLKAPGYLDERAAPFDAEVARALGAADVAALEALDTELAYELKASGRAPWQVLAGAAEGAGLGGELLYEDAPYGVGYVVAAWS from the coding sequence ATGCTTGTCGCCGCCGCTGTCTGTCCCTGTCCGCCCCTCCTCGTGCCCGAGGTCGCCGCGGGCGCCGCGCCCGAGCTGGATGCCGCGCGTGCCGCCTGCACGGACGCGCTCGGTGTGCTCGCCGCCGCCCGGCCGGACCGGCTCGTGGTGGTCGGGCCCGCCGAGCCCAGCGGCCGGGGCGTGCACGCGGAGGGCGCGCGGGGTTCGTTCCGGGGCTTCGGCGTGGACGTCGACGTACGGCTGGGCCGGGACACCGGTGCCCCGGCCCCGGGCACGCTGCCGCCCTCGCTCGCAGTGGCCGCATGGCTGCTGGAGAGGACCGCGTGGTCGTACGCCCCGATCGAGGGACTCGGTGTGGGGGAACCACTCGCGGCCGAGCGGTGTATTGAAGTCGGAAGGGACATCGCCGCGCGGGCCGAGCGCGTGGCGCTGCTGGTGATGGGCGACGCCAGCGCCTGCCGCACCCTCAAGGCACCCGGCTACCTGGACGAGCGCGCGGCGCCCTTCGACGCGGAGGTCGCGCGGGCGCTGGGCGCGGCGGACGTGGCGGCCCTGGAAGCGCTGGACACCGAGCTGGCGTACGAGCTCAAGGCGTCAGGGCGGGCCCCCTGGCAGGTCCTCGCGGGCGCGGCCGAGGGGGCGGGGCTCGGCGGGGAGCTGCTGTACGAGGACGCGCCGTACGGCGTGGGGTACGTGGTCGCGGCCTGGTCCTGA
- a CDS encoding cation:proton antiporter, giving the protein MHSAVLLIEFGSIILGLGLLGRFAARFQLSPIPLYLLAGLAFGEGGLLPLGASEEFVATGAEIGVILLLLMLGLEYSAGDLVTNLKAHYPSGLVDAALNALPGAAAALLLGWGPVAAVVLAGVTWISSSGVIAKVLGDLGRVGNRETPVILSVLVLEDLAMAVYLPIVTALVAGAGLLAGSLTLAIALGAAGLVLFVAVRYGRLISRFVSSDDPEKLLLVVLGLTILVAGVAQQLQVSAAVGAFLVGIALSGEVAEGAHTLLSPLRDLFAAVFFVFFGLHTDPASIPPVLLPALALALVTAATKIATGYWAARRAGISEKGRWRAGGALVARGEFSIVIAGLAVGAGIEPSLGPLATAYVLILVVLGPLTARYTEPLASRWSGRLRERRHTREDEPAVKEASVVD; this is encoded by the coding sequence GTGCACTCCGCGGTCCTGTTGATCGAGTTCGGTTCCATCATCCTCGGCCTCGGCCTGCTAGGCCGGTTCGCCGCCCGCTTCCAACTCTCCCCCATCCCCCTGTACTTGCTGGCCGGGCTGGCCTTCGGCGAGGGCGGACTGCTGCCGCTCGGCGCGAGCGAGGAGTTCGTCGCGACCGGCGCCGAGATCGGCGTCATCCTGCTCCTGCTGATGCTCGGCCTGGAGTACTCGGCCGGCGACCTGGTCACGAACCTCAAGGCGCACTACCCGTCGGGGCTGGTCGACGCGGCCCTGAACGCCCTGCCGGGAGCGGCGGCCGCCCTGCTGCTGGGCTGGGGCCCGGTGGCCGCCGTCGTGCTGGCGGGCGTCACCTGGATCTCGTCGTCCGGCGTCATCGCGAAGGTCCTCGGCGACCTGGGACGGGTCGGCAACCGCGAAACCCCGGTGATCCTCAGTGTGCTGGTCCTGGAGGACCTGGCGATGGCGGTCTACCTGCCGATCGTCACCGCGCTGGTGGCGGGCGCCGGGCTGCTCGCCGGGAGCCTGACGCTGGCCATCGCGCTGGGAGCGGCGGGCCTGGTGCTGTTCGTGGCGGTCCGCTACGGCCGGCTGATCTCGCGGTTCGTGTCGAGCGACGACCCCGAGAAGCTGCTCCTGGTGGTGCTGGGGCTGACGATCCTGGTGGCGGGCGTCGCCCAGCAGCTCCAGGTGTCGGCGGCCGTCGGTGCCTTCCTGGTCGGCATCGCGCTGTCCGGCGAGGTGGCCGAGGGGGCGCACACCCTGCTCAGCCCGTTGCGGGACCTGTTCGCCGCGGTCTTCTTCGTCTTCTTCGGCCTGCACACGGACCCGGCGAGCATTCCGCCGGTCCTTCTTCCCGCCCTCGCGCTGGCCCTGGTCACCGCCGCGACGAAGATCGCCACCGGCTACTGGGCGGCCCGGCGGGCCGGCATCTCCGAGAAGGGCCGCTGGCGGGCCGGCGGGGCGCTGGTGGCCCGCGGCGAGTTCTCCATCGTCATCGCGGGCCTCGCGGTCGGCGCCGGCATCGAACCGTCCCTGGGCCCGCTCGCCACGGCGTACGTCCTGATCCTGGTCGTCCTCGGGCCCCTCACCGCGCGCTACACGGAACCACTGGCGTCGCGGTGGTCCGGGCGTCTGCGTGAGCGCCGGCACACCCGCGAGGACGAGCCCGCGGTGAAGGAGGCGTCGGTGGTGGACTGA
- a CDS encoding response regulator transcription factor — translation MTPVRVLLADDHTLVRRGVRLILDGEEDLTVVAEAGDGAEAVELARARDVDLAVLDIAMPRMTGLQAARELSRRLPDLRILILTMYDNEQYFFEALKAGASGYVLKSVADRDLVAACRSAVRDEPFVYPGAERALVRSYLDRLHRGDALPARAVTEREEEILKLVAEGHTSKEIGELLFISTKTVERHRANLLAKLGMRDRLELTRYAIRAGLIEP, via the coding sequence ATGACCCCCGTTCGGGTGCTGCTCGCCGACGACCACACCCTCGTACGGCGGGGCGTGCGGCTGATCCTCGACGGCGAGGAGGATCTGACGGTCGTGGCGGAGGCCGGGGACGGGGCCGAGGCCGTCGAGCTGGCACGCGCGCGTGACGTGGATCTGGCCGTCCTCGACATCGCCATGCCCCGGATGACCGGGCTCCAGGCGGCCCGGGAGCTGTCGCGGAGGCTGCCCGACCTGCGGATCCTGATCCTCACCATGTACGACAACGAGCAGTACTTCTTCGAGGCGCTCAAGGCCGGGGCCAGCGGTTATGTGCTCAAGTCCGTCGCGGACCGGGACCTGGTCGCGGCCTGCCGGAGTGCCGTGCGCGACGAGCCGTTCGTCTACCCGGGCGCGGAACGCGCTCTTGTACGGTCGTATCTGGACCGTCTGCACCGGGGCGACGCGCTGCCCGCGCGGGCCGTCACCGAGCGCGAGGAGGAGATCCTCAAGCTCGTCGCCGAGGGGCACACGTCGAAGGAGATCGGCGAGCTGCTGTTCATCAGCACGAAGACGGTCGAGCGGCACCGCGCGAACCTGCTGGCCAAGCTCGGCATGCGGGACCGGCTGGAGCTGACCCGGTACGCGATCCGCGCGGGGCTGATCGAACCCTGA
- a CDS encoding antitoxin: MGLLDNLKAKLNPAKDKVSGLAQQHGDKIQHGLDKAAKVVDEKTKGKYSDKIQTGTGKAKDAMDRLAHKDDGGTGGTTTPPSSPPPAS; this comes from the coding sequence ATGGGTCTCCTGGACAATTTGAAGGCCAAGCTCAACCCGGCCAAGGACAAGGTCTCCGGTCTCGCACAGCAGCACGGCGACAAGATCCAGCACGGTCTCGACAAGGCCGCGAAGGTCGTCGACGAGAAGACCAAGGGCAAGTACAGCGACAAGATCCAGACGGGCACGGGCAAGGCCAAGGACGCCATGGACCGACTCGCGCACAAGGACGACGGCGGCACGGGCGGCACGACCACGCCCCCGTCCTCACCGCCGCCCGCTTCCTGA
- a CDS encoding TAXI family TRAP transporter solute-binding subunit encodes MSSMFPRISRSRALQGAAAGFVAFGLLLWWLLPLGEEPPGGTIRFSTGSRGGVYAEYGNQLSDAFAKDMPDLKVELQTSAGSQDNVARVASGEADFAIAAADAVETYALDHPTEAGRLRGVARLYDDYVQLIVPQGSDIRSVADLEGKRVAVGLPKSGVRLIADRVLEAAGIDPDKDITALPYGINDASQLGRTFDAFFWSGGLPTSGLKTLAENESFKFVPIDSSLITKLHTQGAAMRYYRPTNIPESTYDVQEGYSVPTIAVSNLLITRKDLDPRLTEWLTRTVLRSRDKIGAEVHSAQLVDLRTAIYTSPLQLHEGARNYYRSVKP; translated from the coding sequence ATGTCCAGCATGTTCCCCCGCATCAGCAGGAGCCGGGCGCTTCAGGGCGCGGCCGCCGGTTTCGTCGCCTTCGGGCTGCTGCTGTGGTGGCTGCTCCCGCTGGGCGAGGAGCCTCCGGGCGGCACGATCAGGTTCAGCACGGGCTCGCGCGGCGGCGTCTACGCGGAGTACGGCAACCAGCTCAGCGACGCATTCGCCAAGGACATGCCCGATCTGAAGGTGGAGCTCCAGACCAGCGCCGGCTCCCAGGACAACGTCGCGCGCGTGGCGTCCGGCGAGGCCGACTTCGCCATCGCGGCGGCCGACGCGGTGGAGACGTACGCGCTCGACCACCCGACCGAGGCCGGCAGACTGCGCGGTGTCGCGCGTCTGTACGACGACTATGTGCAGCTGATCGTCCCGCAGGGCTCGGACATCCGGTCGGTCGCCGACCTGGAGGGCAAGCGGGTGGCCGTGGGGCTGCCCAAGTCGGGGGTTCGGCTGATCGCCGACCGGGTGCTGGAGGCGGCCGGCATCGACCCGGACAAGGACATCACGGCGCTGCCGTACGGCATCAACGACGCCTCGCAGCTCGGCCGTACGTTCGACGCGTTCTTCTGGTCCGGCGGGCTGCCGACCAGCGGGCTGAAGACGCTCGCGGAGAACGAGTCCTTCAAGTTCGTGCCGATCGACAGCAGCCTGATCACCAAGCTGCACACCCAGGGCGCGGCCATGCGCTACTACCGCCCCACCAACATCCCGGAGTCGACCTACGACGTCCAGGAGGGGTACTCGGTCCCGACGATCGCGGTCTCCAACCTGCTGATCACCCGCAAGGACCTGGACCCCCGGCTCACCGAGTGGCTGACCCGTACCGTCCTGCGCAGCCGGGACAAGATCGGCGCCGAGGTGCACTCGGCCCAGCTGGTCGACCTGCGTACGGCGATCTACACCTCCCCGCTCCAGCTCCACGAGGGCGCGCGAAACTACTACCGCTCGGTCAAGCCGTAG
- a CDS encoding PI-PLC domain-containing protein, with the protein MEPVTPRRVLRVLAFATAVLCTLIVAVAATARATVVSEGFYQSVLDEESAYDRLYDQVLVDPKAAAVARNLLAGLPVPEAVVTSNIKLVLPPETVRELTHEQIGNVVGYLRGDRDPLDLSVDLRPVLDNINDLAQIYSGDLVASVQNRTEPDFDAFSADLSTTLEDVLAGRAPASLPALPLTEEQAAKAAEHVLAALPEERREALRADVEVALGDGDIGTVLATVAPALVSERTHASVARLRTLAGGDDWNLDRSLDLTGLHRIHPYTAVGLGIVEAVAAALLVIALVALWLTGSPAPGRRPMLLGWALASGGLLTALFVVLVRLLGGGRLVDPSTDRPSGLTRLLDDLQDTALDDMTVAALGSALVPLVAGALLAGFGWAVQVRPRPRTATAYVRPLATGASALALAGLVLVPLAAPSAPRRCEGSVRLCDRPYDEVAFLTSHNAMSTTLDRFIGPLQDPAITTQLDDGVRGLQIDTYRWERPDEITARLNDSDFSAEQRTLIANVVNRVNPPREGLWLCHAVCRAGAIELVPELREIGDWMRDHPTEVLTLIVQDAISGEETAEAFARAGLTDLVFTPDEDPAASWPTLGEMIDSGRRLVVFAEQADGPAAWYRNFYRYGMETPFSFQRPDQMSCVPHRGGTGKRLFLLNHFITAGGGSRLDAGEVNARDFVLDRVDQCERARGRPVNFVAVDYTTIGDARGAVDALNANR; encoded by the coding sequence ATGGAACCCGTGACCCCGCGCAGGGTGCTGCGCGTCCTCGCCTTCGCCACGGCCGTGCTCTGCACGCTGATCGTCGCCGTGGCGGCCACCGCGCGTGCCACGGTCGTGTCGGAGGGGTTCTACCAGTCGGTGCTGGACGAGGAGTCCGCGTACGACCGGCTTTACGACCAGGTCCTGGTCGATCCGAAGGCCGCGGCCGTGGCCCGGAACCTGCTGGCCGGGCTGCCGGTGCCGGAGGCCGTGGTGACCTCCAACATCAAGCTGGTGCTGCCTCCGGAGACGGTCCGGGAGCTCACGCACGAGCAGATCGGCAACGTCGTCGGATACCTCCGCGGCGACCGGGACCCCCTCGACCTGTCCGTCGATCTGCGCCCGGTGCTGGACAACATCAACGACCTGGCGCAGATCTACTCCGGCGATCTCGTCGCCTCCGTGCAGAACCGGACCGAGCCAGACTTCGACGCGTTCTCGGCGGACCTGTCGACGACCCTGGAGGACGTCCTCGCCGGACGCGCCCCCGCCTCGCTGCCCGCCCTCCCCCTCACTGAGGAACAGGCCGCCAAGGCCGCCGAGCACGTCCTCGCCGCCCTGCCCGAGGAGCGGCGCGAGGCGTTGCGGGCGGATGTCGAAGTGGCCCTGGGCGACGGGGACATCGGCACCGTGCTCGCCACGGTGGCACCCGCGCTGGTGTCCGAGCGCACCCATGCCTCGGTCGCCCGGCTGCGGACGCTCGCCGGGGGCGACGACTGGAACCTCGACCGGTCCCTCGACCTGACGGGCCTGCACCGGATCCATCCCTACACGGCGGTCGGGCTCGGGATCGTGGAGGCCGTCGCCGCCGCGCTGCTGGTCATCGCCCTGGTGGCGCTGTGGCTCACCGGGTCCCCCGCGCCCGGCCGCAGACCGATGCTGCTGGGCTGGGCGCTGGCCTCCGGTGGCCTGCTCACCGCGCTGTTCGTCGTCCTCGTACGCCTCCTCGGCGGTGGCCGGCTCGTCGATCCGTCGACCGACCGGCCGAGCGGTCTCACCCGCCTCCTCGACGACCTCCAGGACACGGCCCTCGACGACATGACGGTCGCCGCCCTGGGCAGCGCGCTGGTCCCGCTGGTGGCGGGGGCCCTGCTCGCCGGATTCGGGTGGGCGGTGCAGGTACGGCCCCGGCCGCGGACGGCGACCGCGTACGTCCGTCCGCTGGCGACCGGCGCGAGCGCCCTCGCTCTCGCCGGTCTCGTGCTGGTGCCGCTCGCCGCGCCCTCCGCGCCCCGCCGGTGCGAAGGCAGCGTGCGGTTGTGCGACCGGCCGTACGACGAGGTGGCCTTTCTGACCTCGCACAACGCCATGTCGACCACCCTCGACCGGTTCATCGGTCCGCTCCAGGACCCGGCCATCACCACACAGCTGGACGACGGCGTGCGCGGCCTCCAGATCGACACCTACCGCTGGGAGCGGCCCGACGAGATCACCGCGCGGCTGAACGACTCCGACTTCTCGGCCGAGCAGCGGACGCTGATCGCCAACGTCGTCAACCGGGTCAACCCGCCCCGGGAGGGGCTGTGGCTGTGTCATGCCGTGTGCCGGGCCGGGGCGATCGAACTGGTGCCGGAGCTGCGCGAGATCGGTGACTGGATGCGCGACCATCCGACCGAGGTGCTGACCCTGATCGTGCAGGACGCGATCTCGGGCGAGGAGACCGCGGAGGCGTTCGCGCGGGCCGGGCTGACCGACCTCGTCTTCACGCCGGACGAGGATCCGGCGGCGAGCTGGCCGACGCTGGGCGAGATGATCGACAGCGGCCGGCGGCTGGTCGTCTTCGCCGAGCAGGCCGACGGCCCGGCCGCGTGGTACCGCAACTTCTACCGCTACGGCATGGAGACACCGTTCTCCTTCCAGCGCCCCGACCAGATGAGCTGTGTGCCCCATCGGGGCGGCACCGGCAAACGTCTGTTCCTGCTCAACCACTTCATCACCGCGGGCGGCGGCAGCCGGCTGGACGCGGGCGAGGTCAACGCCCGTGACTTCGTCCTCGACCGGGTCGACCAGTGCGAGCGGGCGCGGGGCCGGCCGGTGAACTTCGTCGCCGTCGACTACACGACGATCGGGGACGCGCGCGGGGCCGTGGACGCGCTCAACGCCAACCGGTAG
- the miaA gene encoding tRNA (adenosine(37)-N6)-dimethylallyltransferase MiaA has product MSSAPPAPRVIAVVGPTAAGKSDLGVFLAQRLGGEVVNADSMQLYRGMDIGTAKLTPEERGGVPHHLLDIWDVTVTASVAEYQRLARERIDALLADGRWPILVGGSGLYVRGAVDNLEFPGTDPEVRARLEDELTLRGSGALHARLAAADPEAAQAILPSNGRRIVRALEVIEITGRPFTANLPGHDSVYDTVQIGVDVARPELDERIARRVDRMWDAGLVDEVAVLEAQGLREGRTASRALGYQQVLAALSGECTQEEARAETVRATKRFARRQDSWFRRDPRVHWLSGAAADLTELPELALALVERPVTA; this is encoded by the coding sequence GTGAGCAGCGCACCCCCCGCCCCCCGAGTCATCGCCGTCGTCGGACCGACCGCGGCCGGAAAGTCCGATCTGGGCGTCTTCCTGGCCCAGCGTCTCGGCGGCGAGGTCGTCAACGCCGACTCCATGCAGCTCTATCGAGGGATGGACATCGGCACCGCCAAACTGACGCCCGAGGAGCGCGGCGGCGTCCCGCACCACCTCCTCGACATCTGGGACGTGACCGTCACGGCGTCCGTCGCCGAGTACCAGCGCCTCGCCCGCGAGCGGATCGATGCCCTGCTCGCCGACGGACGCTGGCCGATCCTGGTCGGCGGCTCCGGCCTCTACGTCCGTGGCGCCGTCGACAACCTCGAGTTCCCCGGCACCGACCCCGAGGTCAGGGCCCGCCTGGAGGACGAGCTCACGCTCCGCGGCTCCGGCGCCCTGCACGCCCGTCTGGCCGCCGCCGACCCCGAGGCCGCGCAGGCGATCCTGCCCAGCAACGGCCGCCGTATCGTCCGCGCCCTGGAGGTCATCGAGATCACCGGCCGGCCCTTCACCGCCAACCTCCCCGGCCACGACTCGGTCTACGACACCGTCCAGATCGGCGTCGACGTGGCGCGCCCCGAGCTCGACGAACGCATCGCGCGCCGCGTCGACCGGATGTGGGACGCCGGACTGGTGGACGAGGTGGCAGTCCTGGAGGCGCAGGGGCTGCGCGAGGGGCGCACGGCGTCGCGCGCGCTCGGGTACCAGCAGGTGCTCGCGGCGCTCTCCGGGGAGTGCACGCAGGAGGAGGCGCGGGCCGAGACCGTACGTGCCACCAAGCGCTTCGCGCGCCGTCAGGATTCATGGTTCAGGCGCGACCCACGGGTGCACTGGCTCAGTGGGGCTGCGGCGGATCTCACAGAACTTCCGGAGCTCGCACTGGCGTTGGTCGAACGACCGGTCACAGCCTGA
- a CDS encoding MazG nucleotide pyrophosphohydrolase domain-containing protein, with protein MSSSPADLVRAFHLAMGLDARSTPTAVSPGLAAHRGELLAEEAAEVAEVSVAGPLDRLAHELADVVYVAYGTALVHGIDLDAVIAEIHRSNMTKLGPDGRVARRADGKVLKGDHYEAPDVAEVLRRQGWAPEGIAGVGSEGLA; from the coding sequence ATGAGTTCTTCGCCCGCCGACCTCGTCCGTGCGTTCCACCTGGCCATGGGGCTCGACGCCCGCAGTACGCCGACCGCGGTGTCGCCGGGGCTGGCCGCCCACCGGGGCGAGTTGCTCGCCGAGGAGGCCGCGGAGGTGGCGGAGGTGTCCGTGGCGGGCCCCCTGGACCGGCTGGCGCACGAACTCGCCGACGTCGTCTACGTCGCGTACGGCACCGCCCTGGTGCACGGCATCGACCTCGACGCGGTCATCGCCGAGATCCACCGCTCCAACATGACCAAGCTGGGGCCCGACGGACGCGTGGCCCGCCGGGCCGACGGCAAGGTCCTCAAGGGGGACCACTACGAGGCGCCGGACGTGGCCGAGGTGCTGCGGCGTCAGGGGTGGGCGCCGGAGGGGATCGCCGGGGTGGGGTCGGAGGGACTGGCCTGA
- a CDS encoding cation:proton antiporter regulatory subunit, producing the protein MSAPRLRATPLPGIGVQYDLVTREHRHLSVVAHRDGARTVSVYQADDPDSCAQSLRLTGAEAGSLIDALMPSHHSASLLYTTDLGLVAERIEVAAASHWNGRLLGETRMRTDTGASIVAVLRRAEAIPSPAPDFRLAGGDTVIVVGTREGVDAAAAILGRE; encoded by the coding sequence GTGTCTGCACCGCGCCTGAGGGCGACGCCGCTGCCGGGAATCGGGGTCCAGTACGACCTCGTGACCCGGGAACACCGCCATCTGTCCGTGGTGGCGCACCGCGACGGCGCCCGGACGGTGAGCGTGTACCAGGCCGACGACCCGGACTCCTGCGCCCAGTCGCTGCGGCTGACCGGCGCGGAGGCGGGCTCGCTGATCGACGCGCTCATGCCCTCCCACCACAGCGCGAGCCTGCTCTACACCACCGACCTGGGCCTGGTCGCCGAGCGCATCGAGGTCGCGGCGGCCTCGCACTGGAACGGGCGGCTGCTCGGCGAGACGCGGATGCGCACCGACACGGGCGCGTCGATCGTCGCCGTGCTGCGGCGGGCCGAGGCGATCCCGTCCCCGGCGCCGGACTTCCGGCTGGCGGGCGGGGACACGGTCATCGTCGTCGGCACCCGTGAGGGCGTCGACGCCGCCGCCGCGATACTCGGGCGGGAGTGA
- the miaB gene encoding tRNA (N6-isopentenyl adenosine(37)-C2)-methylthiotransferase MiaB, protein MTISSDRSPAVDVSVPKTYEVRTYGCQMNVHDSERLSGLLEDAGYVRAPEGSNGDADVVVFNTCAVRENADNKLYGNLGHLAPMKTKRPGMQIAVGGCLAQKDRDTIVQKAPWVDVVFGTHNIGKLPVLLERARVQEEAQVEIAESLEAFPSTLPTRRESAYAAWVSISVGCNNTCTFCIVPALRGKEKDRRTGDILAEIEALVGEGVSEITLLGQNVNAYGSDIGDREAFSKLLRACGKIEGLERVRFTSPHPRDFTDDVIAAMAETPNVMPQLHMPLQSGSDTVLKAMRRSYRQERFLGIIEKVRAAMPDAAISTDIIVGFPGETEEDFEQTLHTVREARFTNAFTFQYSKRPGTPAATMEGQIPKEVVQARYERLVALQEEISWDENKKQVGRTLELMVAEGEGRKDGTTHRLSGRAPDNRLVHFTKPDEEVRPGDVVTVEITYAAPHHLLAEGDVLNVRRTRAGDAWEKRNAAEAAKPTGVLLGLPKIGVPEPLPAATGGCAAH, encoded by the coding sequence ATGACCATCAGCAGCGACCGGAGCCCGGCAGTGGACGTCTCAGTGCCCAAGACCTACGAAGTCCGTACCTACGGGTGCCAGATGAACGTCCACGACTCCGAGCGATTGTCCGGACTGCTGGAGGACGCCGGTTACGTCCGTGCCCCCGAGGGCTCCAACGGCGACGCCGACGTGGTCGTCTTCAACACCTGCGCGGTCCGTGAGAACGCCGACAACAAGCTGTACGGCAACCTCGGCCACCTCGCGCCGATGAAGACCAAGCGCCCCGGCATGCAGATCGCCGTCGGCGGTTGTCTCGCGCAGAAGGACCGCGACACCATCGTGCAGAAGGCGCCCTGGGTGGACGTCGTCTTCGGCACGCACAACATCGGCAAGCTGCCGGTGCTGCTGGAACGCGCGCGCGTGCAGGAGGAGGCGCAGGTCGAGATCGCCGAGAGCCTGGAGGCGTTCCCGTCGACCCTGCCGACCCGCCGCGAGAGCGCGTACGCGGCCTGGGTGTCGATCTCCGTCGGCTGCAACAACACCTGCACCTTCTGCATCGTCCCGGCGCTGCGCGGCAAGGAGAAGGACCGCCGCACCGGCGACATCCTCGCCGAGATCGAGGCCCTGGTCGGCGAGGGCGTCTCCGAGATCACCCTGCTCGGCCAGAACGTCAACGCATACGGCTCCGACATCGGCGACCGCGAGGCCTTCAGCAAGCTGCTGCGGGCCTGCGGGAAGATCGAGGGCCTGGAGCGGGTCCGCTTCACCTCCCCGCACCCGCGCGACTTCACCGACGACGTGATCGCGGCGATGGCGGAGACCCCGAACGTGATGCCGCAGCTGCACATGCCGCTCCAGTCCGGCTCGGACACGGTCCTGAAGGCGATGCGCCGCTCGTACCGGCAGGAGCGTTTCCTCGGGATCATCGAGAAGGTGCGTGCCGCGATGCCGGACGCCGCGATCTCGACCGACATCATCGTGGGCTTCCCCGGCGAGACCGAGGAGGACTTCGAGCAGACCCTGCACACGGTCCGCGAGGCGCGCTTCACCAACGCCTTCACCTTCCAGTACTCCAAGCGCCCCGGGACCCCGGCCGCGACCATGGAGGGCCAGATCCCCAAGGAGGTCGTCCAGGCGCGCTACGAGCGTCTCGTCGCCCTCCAGGAGGAGATCTCCTGGGACGAGAACAAGAAGCAGGTCGGCCGCACGCTGGAGCTGATGGTCGCCGAGGGCGAGGGCCGCAAGGACGGCACCACCCACCGCCTCTCCGGCCGCGCCCCCGACAACCGCCTGGTCCACTTCACCAAGCCGGACGAGGAAGTCCGCCCCGGTGACGTCGTGACGGTCGAGATCACCTACGCCGCCCCGCACCACCTCCTCGCCGAGGGCGACGTCCTGAACGTGCGCCGCACGCGCGCGGGGGACGCCTGGGAGAAGCGCAACGCCGCCGAGGCGGCCAAGCCGACGGGCGTGCTGCTGGGCCTCCCGAAGATCGGCGTACCGGAGCCGCTGCCGGCGGCTACGGGAGGGTGCGCGGCGCACTGA